In Nocardioides nitrophenolicus, the genomic window GCCGAACAGGCCGTGGAGAAAGACCACACGGCTCCCGGTCGCGCCGAGAGCCGTGTGATGAAGAGTCACGCAGTCATTGTGTCAGGCGTAGTCGTGGAAGCCCTTCTTGGTCTTGCGACCGAGCTCGCCGGCCTCCACCTTCGCGACCAGGGTGGCGGCCGGCTCGAAGCCGGGCTCGCCGAACTCGCCGTACAGCTCGCGCTGGATGGCCAGCGACACGTCGTTGCCGACCACGTCGAGCAGCTCGAAGGGACCCATCGGGAAGCCGGCGGTCTCCTTGATCGCGGCGTCGATGGTGGCGAGCTCCACGCCGCCCTCGGCGAGCCGGACCGCGTCGTTGAGGTAGGGGAAGAGCAGCAGGTTGACGATGAAGCCCGCGCGGTCGCCGGCGGAGACGCCGACCTTGCCGACGTTGGCGGTCAGCGCGCGCACGGTCTCGTCGACGTCGGCGGAGGTGGCCGAGGTGGTGATGATCTCGACCAGCTTCATGACCGGCGCCGGGTTGAAGAAGTGCATGCCGATGACGTCCTGCGGGCGGCCGGTGGCCTCGCCCAGCTTGGTGATCGGCAGCGAGGAGGTGGTGGTCGCGAGGATCGCGCCCGGCTTGCAGATCCGGTCCAGGTCGCGGAAGAGCTGGAGCTTGAGCTCGAGGTCCTCGGCGATCGCCTCGACGACGATGTCAACGCCGCCCAGCGCCTCACGCTCGGTCGAGCCGGTCAGCCGGCCCAGCAGCGCGTCCTTGTCGCCCTCGGTGCCCTTGCCCTTGGCGATGGCGCGGTCGAGGTTGTTGGTGATGTAGCCGATCACGCCGTCGAGCTTGTCCTGGCCGCGGCCCACGAAGATCACCTCGTAGCCGGCCTGGGCGAAGACCTGGACGATGCCGGAGGCCATGGTGCCGGTGCCGACGACGCCGACCTTGCCGATGTCGTGCTTGAACTCCGGCGCGGCGGCGTCCCCCGCGGCGGCGGCCTCGTCGGCGAAGCTGCGGCCCTCGGCGACCAGCTTGTCGAGCAGCCCGGCCGGCTCGTGCAGGTGGTCGCCGGTCTCGGCGTACCGTGCGGCGAGCCGGTCGCGCACCTCGGCGACGCCGATCTCGTCGACGACGGTGAGCGGGCCCTTGGGGTAGCCGCAGCCGAACCGCATGGCCGCGTCGATGTCGCCCACCGAGGCGTAGCCCGACTCGTAGGTGCGCACCGCGTGGTTGAGGTACGGCAGCACCAGCGTGTTGAAGATCTGCTCGCTCGAAGTCATGGGCCGGATTCTGACACCCACGAGGGGCCGTGACTACCCGTCGGTAACCACCGATCGGCGATCGAGACAGAGGTCACAGAAACTCAGTCCCGCGGGTGCGGTACCGCGATCCGCAGCACCTTGGACCGCGACGTCTGGCCGCGCACCAGGGTGACGGCCGACCGCGGCACGCCGAGCTCCTTCGCCAGCCAGCGGACCAGCTCGGCGTTGGCCCGGCCGTCCACGGGCGGCGACGACAGGCGCACCTTGAGCTCGGCGCCGTCGACGCCCGCCGGCCCGGCCGCGCCCGTGCGGGACGCGCCGGGCTGGACCCGGACCGCGAGCAGCCAGGTCGTCGCACCGCCCGCCTCCTCGGCCCGCTCGGGACGCCACCACGGCTGGTCGTCGATCTCCACGGCACAGACTGTAGATTCGTCGCCCGTGAGACTCGTCGTTGCGCGCTGCCAGGTGGACTACGCCGGCCGACTGACCGCCCACCTCCCGATGGCGACCCGGGTGCTCATGATCAAGGCCGACGGCTCGGTGCTCGTCCACTCCGACGGCGGCTCCTACAAGCCGCTGAACTGGATGTCGCCGCCGTGCACCGTGCGCGAGGGCGAGGCCGAGGACGGCCGGGTCGAGTGGACCGTCACCGCCAAGGCCCCGAAGGGCCAGACCCCCGACACGCTGCGGATCCTGATCGAGGAGATCCACCACGACACGCAGCACGAGCTGGGGATCGACCCCGGCCTGCAGAAGGACGGCGTCGAGAAGCACCTGCAGGAGCTGCTCGCCGAGCACCCCGCGACCCTCGCCAGTGGACTGGTCCTGGTCCGGCGCGAGTTCCCCACCGCGATCGGCCCGGTCGACCTGATGTGCCGCGACGCCGGCGGCCTCTCGGTCGCCGTCGAGGTCAAGCGCCGCGGCGAGATCGACGGCGTCGAGCAGCTCACCCGCTATCTCGAGCTGCTCAACCGCGACCCGCTCCTCACCGGCAAGGGCGCCGTGCGCGGCATCTTCGCCGCCCAGGAGATCAAGCCGCAGGCCCGGGTGCTCGCCGAGGACCGCGGGATCACCTGCGCCGTCATCGACTACGACGCGCTCCGCGGGCTCGACAACGCCGAGGACCGGCTCTTCTGAGCCGCGCCGCCATGCAGCCGATCTTCCACCTCGCCCTGCTCCGCGACTGGGAGCAGGCGCAGCGCGCCGGCGCCTACACGGTCTCCACCCGGGGGCGCACCCTCGCCGAGGAGGGCTTCATCCACGCCAGCCGGGCCGACCAGTGGACCGGCGTACGCGACCGGTTCTACGGCGACGTCACCGAGCCGATGGTGCTGCTCCAGATCGACCCGGCGCGGCTCGACGTACCCGTGGTGGAGGAGGCGCCCGCCCCCGGGGCGGCCGAGACGTTCCCCCACATCTACGGACCGCTGCCGGTCACCGCGGTGCTCAAGGCGATCCCGCTGGACCGACCGGCCACACCCGCGGTCCCGGCCGCACCCGAGCCGACCGCTCTCGCGGCGGACCCGACGGCACGGCCGGCGCGGCCGGCGCGGCCGGCGCGGCCGGCGCGGCCGGCGCCCCAGGAGAGCTTCTCGCGGCTCTACTTCCGCGAGGTCTTCTTCAACCTCGCCGTCGGGTGCATCGTGCTGCTCGTCGGCGTGGCGGGCCTGGCCGTGGGCGCCCTGGTCTCCGCCGACGCCGGACCGGCGGTCGGAGGCCTGCTGGGCGTCGTCCTGGGCGCGCTGCTCGCGGTCCGCGTCTACCGCCGCCGCCACCCGCGGGCCGGCGGCTGAGCGATCAGGCCCCGGCAGCCGGCGGAGCGGTCGGGTCGGCGTCGCCGGCACCCTGCTCGCGGGCGACCCAGTCCTCGATCGCGTTGATGTCGTCCTTGCTGCGGGTGACGACGGCGAGCAGGTCGTTCATGGTCGCGACCTCCTCGACCTGCTCCTTGATGAACCACTGCATGAACTGCTCGGAGGCGAAGTCGTTCTCCTCGCGGGCGATGCGGAGCAGGCCGTTGATCTGCTCGGTGACCCGCTTCTCCTGCTCCAGGGCCAGCGCGATCGGTGCGACCACGTCCTCGAAGGCCGAGACAGGCGCCTCGACGCCCGGGATCTGCACGGGCGCGTCGGTGTCGAGGAGGTACTGCACCATCATCATCGCGTGCAGGCGCTCCTCGAGCGCCTGGCCATAGAAGAACGCGGCCAGCTGCGGCATGGTGAGGGCGTCGTAGTGGACGGCGCAGGCGAGGTACTGGTTGTGCGCGGCGAACTCGTTGCCGATCTGGACGTTGAGCTGGTCGGTGAAGCGAGGTGCGGCCATGGGCGTCAGCCTAGTGGGCGCCCGCGCGCCCGCTCAGGCGGCCTTCTGCAGGCTCTTCTTGGTGGCCTTCTTGCCGTCGGCGCGCACCAGCACCCGCTTCTTGACGGTGTAGCCCTCGGGAAGGGTGCCCTCCTTGAGCATCCGGATGGGGCAGCGACCGCAGCGCGACTTGGACACGCAGCACTTCGTCTTGGGGAGCTTGCGCACCTTCCCCTTCGACTTCTTCTTGTCCTTGCCCACCCCACGAGCGTAGGCGATTCAGGGTAGGCAGACCTAACCGACGTGACGCGCATCACACGTGGCAGCGGCCACGAGGGCGGGCCTCGGGAGACAGGGCCTAGGGTGCGACCGTGATCGAGATCTGGCTGAACCCCGCCTGCTCCAAGTGCCGCACCGCCGAGAGCGAGCTGCGGGCCGCCGGCGTCGACTACACCGTGCGCCGCTACCTGGACCAGCCGCCCACCGTCGCCGAGCTCGAGGACGTCCTCGCCCGGCTCGGGCTGGAGCCGTGGGACATCGCCCGCACCGCCGACGCGGGCAAGCTGGGCGTCACGCCGCCCGCCAAGGCCGCCGAGCACCGCGCCGCCTGGCTGGACCTGATGGCCGCCCACCCCCGGCTCATCCAGCGCCCGATCCTCACGGCCTCCGACGGTACGACGGTCGTCGGCCGCGACCCCGAGTCGCTCGCCCGGGTCATCGACGCGGGCTGAGCTGCCGCTCCGGCGCCCCACCGACCCCGAGCGGGGGTTGCGTCGCGCCGCCCGCCGTTTCTGCACGGAGAGCGAGCGAGGGCAAGTAACACGCTGTCTGCCCGACTGGCTGCCACCTGTCAGCAGAGAAACGGCGTTCGAGGCCACATCCCGGCTGACAGGCGCCGGGCAGTCAGGCGGACAACGTGTTACAGCGCGACCGAGGAACGAGGGAGCGCGCGGGGAAGGAAGAAACGGCGCCGAAGGCGGCGCGACATGCGCGAGCGCAGCGAGCGCCCGATGACTCGGCTCAGCTCAGGCCGTTGGCCTTGCGGATCACCTCGACGATGCCGCCCATGATCTCGGTCAGCCCGAAGTCCTTGGGCGTGTAGACCGCGGCGACGCCGAGCTCGACCAGCGCCTTGCCGTCGGACTCGGGGATGATCCCGCCGACGATGACGGGCACCTCGCCCATCCCGGCGGCGCGCAGCCCGTCGAGGACGGCCGGCACCAGCTCCATGTGGGAGCCGGAGAGGATCGACAGGCCGACGCAGTGGACGTCCTCGGCGACGGCAGCGGCGACGATCTGCTCCGGGGTGAGCCGGATGCCCTGGTAGATCACCTCGAAGCCCGCGTCCCGAGCGCGGACGGCGACCTGCTCGGCGCCGTTGGAGTGACCGTCGAGGCCGGGCTTGCCGACGAGCAGCCGCAGTCGGCCGCCCAGCTCCTCGCCGGTGGTGCGCACCGCCTCGCGGACGGCGGTCAGCTCGGCGCCGGCCTCGGCGACGCCCACGGCGCCGGCGACGCCGGTGGGGGCGCGGAACTCGCCGAACACCTCGCGGAGCACGCCGGCCCACTCCCCCGTGGTCGCGCCGGCACGGGCGGCGGCGAGGGTGGCGGCCATCAGGTTGGTGCCGGTCTTGGCGTCCTCGGCGAGCCGGGCCAGCGCGGCCTCGACCTCACCGGCGTCGCGCTGCGCCTTCCAGGCCTCGACCGAGGCGAGGGCGGACTTCTCGGCCTCGGGGTCGGCGACCATGATCGCGCCGTCGAGGTCCGCGGTGAGCGGGCTCTGCTCGGTGGTGTCGAACTTGTTGACGCCGACGATGATCTCCTCGCCGGCCTCGATCGCCGCGCGGCGGCGGGCGTGGGAGGAGACCAGCTCCTGCTTCATGTAGCCGGAGTCGACGGCCGCGATCGCGCCGCCCATCGCCTGGACCCGGTCGATCTCGGCCTTGGCACCGGCGACCAGCTCCTGCACCTTGGCCTCGATGACCGGCGAGCCGTCGAAGATGTCGTCGTACTCGAGCAGGTCGGACTCGAAGGCGAGGACCTGCTGGAGGCGCAGCGACCACTGCTGGTCCCACGGACGTGGGAGGCCGAGCGCCTCGTTCCACGCGGGCAGCTGGACGGCGCGGGCGCGGGCCTTCTTCGACAGCGTCACGGCGAGCATCTCGAGGACGATGCGCTGCACGTTGTTCTCGGGCTGCGCCTCGGTGAGGCCGAGGCTGTTGACCTGGACGCCGTAGCGGAAGCGGCGCATCTTCTCGTCGGTGACGCCGTAGCGCTCCCGGGTGATCTCGTCCCACAGCTCGACGAAGGCGCGCATCTTGCACATCTCCTCGACGAAGCGCACGCCGGCGTTGACGAAGAAGGAGATCCGGCCGACCACCTTCTCGAAGTCGTCCGGCGAGACCTGGCCGGAGTTCTTCACCTGGTCGAGCACCGCGATCGCGGTGCACATGGCGTACGCGATCTCCTGCACCGGCGTCGCGCCGGCCTCCTGGAGGTGGTAGCTGCAGATGTTGATCGGGTTCCACTTGGGGATCTCGTGGACCGTGTAGGCGATCATGTCGCCGATCAGGCGCAGGGAGTGCTCGGGCGGGAACACGTAGGTCCCGCGCGAGAGGTACTCCTTGATGATGTCGTTCTGGGTGGTGCCCGCCAACTGGTGGGCGACCTCCGACGGCGACAGGTCCGGGTTCTGCTCCTCGGCGACGACCTGGTACATCGCGAGCAGCCACATGGCGGTCGCGTTGATCGTCATCGAGGTGTTCATCTCGGTGAGCGGGATCTGGTCGAAGAGCTTGCGCATCTCGCCGAGGTGCGGGACGGGTACGCCGACCTTGCCGACCTCGCCGCGCGAGAGCGGGCTGTCGGGGTCGTAGCCGGTCTGCGTCGGCAGGTCGAAGGCGACCGAGAGGCCGGTCTGGCCCTTGGCGAGGTTGGTCCGGTACAGCGCGTTGGACGCCTCGGCGGTCGAGTGACCGGCGTAGGTCCGCATCACCCAGGGACGGTCCTTGGCGTGCGATGCCTTCGCGGGGGTGCCGGCTGCGTCGGGCGAGGTGCTCATAGGCCGAAGCGTAGGCCGATCACTACCTGTTGGTAACCGTCGTCCGTGTGGGCTTCTCCACAACGATCGCCGCCTCAGGCGGGGACCGGCTCCCGCTCGAGCTCGATCAGCCGGATCAGGTGGGTGAGATGGAGCATCCGGCGGACCGCGGGCTGGGCGCCGCGCAGCACCACCCGCACGCCGTAGCGCTGGGCCTGGCGGCTGGCCGCGGCGATCACCTTGAGCGCGGTCGCGTCGACCGAGCGCACCGCGCTGATGTCGAGCACGACCGGACTGATCCGGTCGGTGCCGCAGACCCGGATGTGCTCGTGGACCGCGGCGCGCAGCTCGCTGGTGCTGCGGACGTCGAGATCGCCTGCCAGGATCAGGATGGGCTCGCCGAGGACATGCTCGACGATGGCCACCGGCGGTCGTGCTCCCATGCTTCCCTCCCGAGATCGATCCGGACAGGCGCCCCACACGCCTGTTACCCACCATGACGCTCCAGCAGTCCGATCGGTTGCATCCCGGGCCGAAGTTTTTCGCGGCGCCCACGCGACTACCCTCCGAGTCATGGTCAACCTCACCCGCATCTACACCCGCACCGGCGACGCCGGCGAGACCCGTCTGGGCGACATGAGCGTGACGACCAAGACCGATCTGCGGCTGCAGGCGTACGCCGACGTCGACGAGGCCAACGCGGTGCTCGGGGTCGCGGTGGCGACCGGTGGGCTCGAGGACGACGTGACGCAGGTGCTCTTCCGGGTCCAGAACGACCTCTTCGACGTCGGCGCCGACCTGTGCACGCCGGTGGTGGCCGAGCCGGAGTTCCCGCCGCTGCGCATCGAGCAGGACTACGTCGACCGCCTGGAGGGCTGGTGCGACCACTACAACGAGCCGCTGCCCAAGCTCCGCTCCTTCATCCTCAACGGCGGCACCCCGGCCGCCGCCCAGCTCCACGTCGCGCGCACCGTGATCCGCCGGGCGGAGCGGGCCGCCTGGGCGGCCTACGAGGTGCACGGCGAGGTGATGAACCCGCTCGCGATCACCTACCTCAACCGGCTCTCCGACCTGGTCTTCATCCTGGCCCGGCACGCCAACCGCGAGCAGGGCGACGTGCTCTGGGTGCCCGGGGGCGAGCGATAACCCGTTGCGTCGGGCGGCACGCGCTGCCGACCATGCAGCGGTGGACGTCACCTTCACCAAGCTCGCCGGGCGCTACGAGATCGCCGTCGACCGCTCGGCCGGCGCGGCGCTCGCACCCCGCAACGGGCCCGGCCACAGCGACGCGGTGCCCCACGACGTCGCCCACCTGCTGGTGGAGGTCGAGGACGGGATCCGGGGCGGCGTCTACGGCCGGCTGGCCGCGGCCGACGGCGACGACGGCATGTTCTGGCCGGCCGACCCGGCGGCCAGGCGCGCGTCGCTGAAGAGGCGCCGGACCCCGACCGCCGAAGAGTCGGCCGACATGGCCCGCTCCGAGCGGCTGGCGTCGCTGAGCGTCGCCCTGTGGGAGGTGGCCCGCGGCCGGCGCCGCCCCGACCCCGCGTGGCCGGGGCGGATCGAGGACAGCGGCGTCGATCCGGCCCTGATGGCCCGCCTCTTCGACAGGTACGACGACTTCGCCGACCGCTGGTCGGCCCTGCCGCTCGGCGGCTCGCTCACGGTGGCCTGGCCCTTCCCCGAGGGCACCGGGAAGCGGCGCCGCGGCGGGCGGTGAGCAGCGCCCCGCGCGGATCCGGGAATCGTCGGAGGGCCATGCCACGATGAGAGGACCGTGGACGTCCTCGCCGAGCTGACCGATGACTTCCTGGCGCGCCACTTCGACGCCGGGACGCTGGAGCGCGCCCGCGGGATCGTCGCCGCGGGCGGGGTCCGGCGGCCCGAGATCGGGATGCGCTCGGCCGCGTCGGTGACCGCGACGGCGGAGGTCCTCGGGAGCCGCGAGACGCCGTACCAGGTCCAGCTCCACGTCGAGGCCCCCAACGCGAGCTACGCCGGCTGGGTGTTCACGGTGTGCACCTGCCCGGTGCGCTCGGTGTGCAAGCATGGCGCCGCCCTGGCCCTGACCCTGCGCCAGACCTTCACCCAGCCCGCGGGCGAGGCCGCGTGGCGGCGCTCGGTGGAGCGGCTGGTGGGCGAGCTGGAGCGCCAGCAGCCCTCGGTGCACGAGGAGGTCCCGCTCGCGCTCGAGATCACCCTCGACCGGGGCCGGGCCAGCTACCGCACGGCCGGCCCGACGCTGCGGGTCCGTCCGCTGCGCCAGGGCAAGGGCAAGCCATGGATCAAGAGCGGTGCCGAGTGGAGCGACATCGGCGGCGGCCCGCGCGGCTTCGTGCCCCGCCAGGCCGACGCGCTGGCGGCGCTCCACACCCAGTGGGCGGGCCATCGCGGCTACTACTCCGCCGGCGTCTCCCCCGCGCTCGACGAGTTCGGCGACCAGGTGGTGCGCGCCCTGCGCAACGCCCGCGACGCCGGGGTCACCCTGCTCGCGGCCCGGCCGCTGGTCTCGGTCGAGGTCGCCGACGAGCCGGCCGAGGTGGTCGCCGAGCTGGGCGACGTCGACGGCGGCACGACCATGCGCGCGGTCGTCACCCTCGGCGAGCGCACCTGGCGCGACGAGTCGGTGGTGCTGGTCGGCTCCCCCGCGTCCGTCGTCGGCCTGCTCGACGACCGCGGCCACCTCGTCGTCGCCGCGACGACGGCTCCCGTGCCGCCCGCGCTGCGCCACCTCGTCGACGGGCCGCCGATCCTCATCCCGCCGGCCGACCTCGCCGACTTCCGCGAGACGCTGCCCGGCCTGATGCGGCTGGTGCCGGTGCGGGCCGACGACTCCGCCGTCGAGCTGCCCGAGCCGCTCGCGCCGACGCTGGTGCTGACCGTCTCGTGGCACACCTCGACCAAGGCCGGGCTGGGCTGGCACTGGCAGTACGGCCCCGACCCCGAGCGCAGCTGCCCGCTGACCGGCCGCGACTCCCTCGGAGGAGTCCGCGACCGGGCCGCCGAGCAGGCGCTGCTCGCCACCGTGCCGCCTGCGCTGCTCGAGGCCACCACGCTCACCGACGGCGACGCGCTCAGCCTGGCCATCCACGACCTGCCCCACCTGCGCGAGACCGAGGGCGTGCGGGTGGTCGAGGAGGAGCGGCCCGACTTCCGGGAGGCCGACGTGGCGCCGGAGATCCGGTTCGACCTGGTCGAGCCGGAGGCCACGACCACCGACTGGCTCGACCTCGCCGTGACCGTCAGCGTGGCCGGGGAGCAGATCCCGCTGCCCGACGTCCTCGCGGCGCTCACCCTCGACCAGGAGTTCCTGGTGCTGCCGAGCGGGCTCTACGTCACGACCGACCGGCCCGAGTTCGACCGGCTGCGCGAGGTGGTCGCCGCCGCGGCCGAGCTGCGCGAGCGCGAGGGCGACCGGATCGGCGTCGGCCACCACGACCTCGGCCTGTGGGCCCAGCTGGCCGAGACCGGTCTCGTCGACGCCCAGGTCGCCGAATGGGTCGAGCGGGCCCAGGCGCTGCGTGACCTCACCGACCTTCCGCGGCCCGAGCCGCGCGGGCTGGTCACCGACCTGCGCAGCTACCAGCGCGAGGGATTCTGGTGGCTGGCGTTCCTGTGGCAGCACGGCCTCGGTGGCGTCCTCGCCGACGACATGGGCCTCGGCAAGACCCTGCAGGTGCTCGCCCTGATCTCCCACGCCCGCGCCGAGCGTCCCCTCGACGCTCCCTTCCTCGTCGTCGCCCCGACCAGCGTCGTCACCGCCTGGGCCACCGAGGCCACCCGGCACGCCCCCGGCCTGCGGGTGGCGGTGGCCTCGCGTCGTACCGACGACGTGGCGGCGCTGGCCCGCGACCATGACATCGTCGTCACCACCTACACCCTGCTCCGGCTCGCCCACGAGGCGTACGCCGACCTGGCCTGGTCCGGGCTGGTGCTCGACGAGGCGCAGCAGGCCAAGAACCACCAGAGCAAGACCTACCAGGCGATCCGCACCATCGCCGCGCCGTTCCGGCTCGCCGTCACCGGCACCCCCTTCGAGAACCGGCTGATGGAGCTCTGGTCGCTGCTGTCGATCACCGTGCCCGGCCTCTACCCGTGGCCGCGCGCCTTCGCCGAGAAGGTGGTGCGGCCGGTCGAGCGCGACGGCGACAAGGTCGTGCTCGACCGGTTCCGCGCCCGGATCAGGCCGTTCCTGCTGCGACGCACCAAGGAGCTGGTCGCCGACGACCTGCCGCCGAAGCAGGAGCAGGTGCTCCAGGTCGACCTGGCCGCCGCCCACCGCCGCATCTACGACACCCACCTGGCCAAGGAGCGGCAACGGATCCTCGGCCTGGTCGAGGACTTCGACCGCAACCGGGTGGCCATCTTCAGCGCCCTCACCAAGCTCCGCCAGCTCGCCCTCGACCCCGCCCTCGTCGACGACGAGCACGAGGCGGTCGGCTCGGCCAAGCTCGACGTCCTGGTCGAGCACCTCGCCGAGATCACCGCCGAGGGCCACCGCGCCCTGGTGTTCAGCCAGTTCACGTCCTTCCTCACCCGGGTCCGCTCCCGCCTCGACGACGTCGGCATCGCCACCACCTACCTCGACGGCACCACCCGCGACCGCGCCGCCGTGATCGACCGGTTCCGCTCCGGCGACTCCCCCGTGTTCCTCATCTCGCTCAAGGCCGGCGGCACCGGTCTCACCCTCACCGAGGCCGACTACGTCTTCGTCCTCGACCCGTGGTGGAACCCCGCCGCCGAGGCCCAGGCGGTCGACCGCGCCCACCGGATCGGCCAGACCCGCCACGTCCACGTCTACCGCCTGGTCGCGAGCGACACCATCGAGGAGAAGGTGATGGAGCTCAAGGCCCGCAAGGCCGAGCTGTTCGCGCAGGTCATCGACGGCGACGGGGCGATGAGCACCTCCATCGGGGCCGACGACATCCGGGGGCTGTTCGAGGACTGAGGCGGCTCCGCCGCCCTCAAGGTGCGGGCGTGGCGCGCCGGTCCTCCGGGTTGCGGATCAGCAGCCACGACAGCGCACCCCCGGCGACCAGCAGGCCCGCGCAGCACAGCATCGCGGCGCGGTAGCCGGCCTCGAAGACGTCGGCACGCTGGTAGTCCGCCCCCGAGAGCCCGACCAGGAACGGGAGGGCGGCGACCGCGAGCAGGGAGCCGGCGCGCGCGACGGCGTTGTTGACGCCCGACGCGACGCCGGCGTGCTCGTCAGGTACGGCGGCCAGCACCGCCGCCGTGAGCGGAGCCACCAGCGCGGCCAGCCCGAGGCCGAAGACGGTGAGGGGCAGCGCCACCTCGGTCCAGTAGTCGAGGTCGGCGTCGATCCGACTGAGCAGCAGGGCACCGAGCGCGCACAGCAGGGGTCCGACGGTCATCGGCAGCCGGGGTCCGATCCGGCCGGCGAGCGCTCCCCCGCGACCGGCGAGCAGCAGCATCACGACCGTGATCGGGAGCGTGGAGAGACCGGCCTCCAGGGGACCGAGACCGGCGACGGTCTGCAGCTGCAGGACGAGGAAGAAGAGCACCCCGCCGAGGGCGGCATAGGTCAGCAGGGTCATCGCGTTGGCGGCGCTGAACTGGCGCGACGCGAACAGCCCGGGCGGCAGCAGCGGCGCGTGCGAGCGGCGTTCGTCGAGCCAGAAGCCGACCCCGGCGAGCAGGCCCAGGCCGAGTGCGGCGGCCGCGACGCCCGGCGAGGTGGTCCACTCGATCAGGGCATAGGTGATCCCACCCAGCGCGAGCGCGCCGAGTGCCGCTCCGGACGCGTCGAAGCCACGCACCGCCGACGGGTCCCGGGTCTCGGGCACCCGTCGGGCGACGGCCAGCGTGACCAGCGCGACCGGGAGGTTGATCAGGAAGACCCACCGCCAGCTCACCGCCTGCACCAGCCAGCCGCCGAGGAACGGACCGATCGCGGTGGCGACGCCGCCGAGCCCCGACCAGGTGCCGATCGCGCGCGAACGGTCCGCGGGCGCGAACGCGCCCTGGATCATGGCGAGGCTGCCCGGCACCAGCAGCGCGGCCGCGATCCCCTGGGCGACCCGGGCCAGGATCAGCGCCGGCGCGCTCGGCGCCAGCCCGCAGGCGAGGGACGTCACCGCGAAGCCCAGGACGCCGGTCATGAAGATCCGACGGCGACCGAACCGGTCGCCCAGGGAGCCGCCGAGCAGGGTGAGCGAGGCCAGGCTCAGCAGGTAGCCGTTGGAGACCCACTGCAGCTCGCCGAGGCTGGCGTCGAGGTCCTCCCCGATCCGGTGCAGGGCGACGTTGACGACGGTGCTGTCGAGCAGCGCGAGGGAGGAGCCGAGGATCGCCGCGGCGAGGACGGTGCGACCGACCCGCGACCCGACGGTGACGTCGGCGCAGGTCGGGTCCACACCCGGAGACTAGCGCCGGTTCCAGTCGGTACCGGGAGGCATCGCCTCGAGCCAGGCCTGGAAGCCGGTCAA contains:
- a CDS encoding cob(I)yrinic acid a,c-diamide adenosyltransferase codes for the protein MVNLTRIYTRTGDAGETRLGDMSVTTKTDLRLQAYADVDEANAVLGVAVATGGLEDDVTQVLFRVQNDLFDVGADLCTPVVAEPEFPPLRIEQDYVDRLEGWCDHYNEPLPKLRSFILNGGTPAAAQLHVARTVIRRAERAAWAAYEVHGEVMNPLAITYLNRLSDLVFILARHANREQGDVLWVPGGER
- the nucS gene encoding endonuclease NucS, encoding MRLVVARCQVDYAGRLTAHLPMATRVLMIKADGSVLVHSDGGSYKPLNWMSPPCTVREGEAEDGRVEWTVTAKAPKGQTPDTLRILIEEIHHDTQHELGIDPGLQKDGVEKHLQELLAEHPATLASGLVLVRREFPTAIGPVDLMCRDAGGLSVAVEVKRRGEIDGVEQLTRYLELLNRDPLLTGKGAVRGIFAAQEIKPQARVLAEDRGITCAVIDYDALRGLDNAEDRLF
- a CDS encoding STAS domain-containing protein; this encodes MGARPPVAIVEHVLGEPILILAGDLDVRSTSELRAAVHEHIRVCGTDRISPVVLDISAVRSVDATALKVIAAASRQAQRYGVRVVLRGAQPAVRRMLHLTHLIRLIELEREPVPA
- a CDS encoding ArsC/Spx/MgsR family protein — encoded protein: MIEIWLNPACSKCRTAESELRAAGVDYTVRRYLDQPPTVAELEDVLARLGLEPWDIARTADAGKLGVTPPAKAAEHRAAWLDLMAAHPRLIQRPILTASDGTTVVGRDPESLARVIDAG
- a CDS encoding DUF167 domain-containing protein, producing the protein MEIDDQPWWRPERAEEAGGATTWLLAVRVQPGASRTGAAGPAGVDGAELKVRLSSPPVDGRANAELVRWLAKELGVPRSAVTLVRGQTSRSKVLRIAVPHPRD
- a CDS encoding ferritin — translated: MAAPRFTDQLNVQIGNEFAAHNQYLACAVHYDALTMPQLAAFFYGQALEERLHAMMMVQYLLDTDAPVQIPGVEAPVSAFEDVVAPIALALEQEKRVTEQINGLLRIAREENDFASEQFMQWFIKEQVEEVATMNDLLAVVTRSKDDINAIEDWVAREQGAGDADPTAPPAAGA
- a CDS encoding 3-hydroxyacyl-CoA dehydrogenase NAD-binding domain-containing protein, whose product is MTSSEQIFNTLVLPYLNHAVRTYESGYASVGDIDAAMRFGCGYPKGPLTVVDEIGVAEVRDRLAARYAETGDHLHEPAGLLDKLVAEGRSFADEAAAAGDAAAPEFKHDIGKVGVVGTGTMASGIVQVFAQAGYEVIFVGRGQDKLDGVIGYITNNLDRAIAKGKGTEGDKDALLGRLTGSTEREALGGVDIVVEAIAEDLELKLQLFRDLDRICKPGAILATTTSSLPITKLGEATGRPQDVIGMHFFNPAPVMKLVEIITTSATSADVDETVRALTANVGKVGVSAGDRAGFIVNLLLFPYLNDAVRLAEGGVELATIDAAIKETAGFPMGPFELLDVVGNDVSLAIQRELYGEFGEPGFEPAATLVAKVEAGELGRKTKKGFHDYA
- a CDS encoding protein meaA, whose protein sequence is MSTSPDAAGTPAKASHAKDRPWVMRTYAGHSTAEASNALYRTNLAKGQTGLSVAFDLPTQTGYDPDSPLSRGEVGKVGVPVPHLGEMRKLFDQIPLTEMNTSMTINATAMWLLAMYQVVAEEQNPDLSPSEVAHQLAGTTQNDIIKEYLSRGTYVFPPEHSLRLIGDMIAYTVHEIPKWNPINICSYHLQEAGATPVQEIAYAMCTAIAVLDQVKNSGQVSPDDFEKVVGRISFFVNAGVRFVEEMCKMRAFVELWDEITRERYGVTDEKMRRFRYGVQVNSLGLTEAQPENNVQRIVLEMLAVTLSKKARARAVQLPAWNEALGLPRPWDQQWSLRLQQVLAFESDLLEYDDIFDGSPVIEAKVQELVAGAKAEIDRVQAMGGAIAAVDSGYMKQELVSSHARRRAAIEAGEEIIVGVNKFDTTEQSPLTADLDGAIMVADPEAEKSALASVEAWKAQRDAGEVEAALARLAEDAKTGTNLMAATLAAARAGATTGEWAGVLREVFGEFRAPTGVAGAVGVAEAGAELTAVREAVRTTGEELGGRLRLLVGKPGLDGHSNGAEQVAVRARDAGFEVIYQGIRLTPEQIVAAAVAEDVHCVGLSILSGSHMELVPAVLDGLRAAGMGEVPVIVGGIIPESDGKALVELGVAAVYTPKDFGLTEIMGGIVEVIRKANGLS
- a CDS encoding DUF952 domain-containing protein codes for the protein MQPIFHLALLRDWEQAQRAGAYTVSTRGRTLAEEGFIHASRADQWTGVRDRFYGDVTEPMVLLQIDPARLDVPVVEEAPAPGAAETFPHIYGPLPVTAVLKAIPLDRPATPAVPAAPEPTALAADPTARPARPARPARPARPAPQESFSRLYFREVFFNLAVGCIVLLVGVAGLAVGALVSADAGPAVGGLLGVVLGALLAVRVYRRRHPRAGG